A part of Thermodesulfobacteriota bacterium genomic DNA contains:
- a CDS encoding DUF4175 family protein → SEYSELAELLKNADNQALNQEIEEKLDQIKDLMSELAEKMADLGGDIQEGFLNQDAFEAMNMQSQLDQISKLAQEGKIQEALEMLANMSQSIQNMMASLENGMQSFASSMMNQGASELNELISRIEEIEKEESELRDDTGKLKESLLNNPDSNTSNLRKFVDEQIKKTKQMSNELEQAKAKIVDDPKNSQNAHLIDRMLDRSQQLQNWLEAMDLRPALKSAKSIEESTKGLKEMASQNFANFGKATTELSSSNKLAEEIRNDLNELLENSGKTGGQFGEMALRQDGIEEKTSDLIKELSSEQSGLFLPPGMNQNLDQAKRFMGNASQDLRDELISKAISNEDEALKALRSAKEQAQEMMKQMQMSASGKGMSAPMMLGRQMQSGGTQGADTRYVEIPQATEDIGKEYKKRILDAMKGGSPEGYIELNKKYYDRIIK, encoded by the coding sequence AGCGAATATAGTGAGCTAGCAGAGCTTTTAAAGAATGCGGACAATCAGGCGCTAAATCAGGAGATTGAGGAAAAGCTAGACCAAATAAAAGATCTCATGTCTGAACTGGCAGAAAAGATGGCTGATCTTGGCGGAGATATACAGGAAGGGTTCTTAAACCAAGATGCATTTGAGGCCATGAACATGCAGAGTCAATTGGATCAAATTTCCAAACTTGCACAAGAAGGAAAAATACAAGAAGCGCTCGAGATGCTAGCTAATATGTCGCAGAGCATCCAAAATATGATGGCATCATTAGAAAACGGTATGCAGTCATTTGCTTCATCTATGATGAACCAGGGGGCATCTGAACTAAATGAGTTAATATCTCGTATCGAAGAAATTGAGAAAGAGGAATCTGAGCTTAGAGATGATACTGGTAAATTAAAAGAATCTCTTTTGAACAATCCGGATTCTAACACAAGCAACCTTAGAAAATTTGTTGATGAGCAAATCAAAAAAACAAAGCAAATGTCTAATGAGTTAGAGCAGGCGAAAGCAAAAATAGTAGATGATCCGAAGAATTCACAAAATGCGCATTTAATAGACAGAATGCTTGACCGCTCACAGCAGCTTCAGAACTGGCTTGAGGCAATGGACCTAAGACCAGCCCTAAAGAGTGCCAAGAGTATTGAAGAAAGTACCAAGGGGCTAAAAGAAATGGCAAGTCAAAATTTCGCAAACTTTGGTAAGGCTACAACAGAGCTATCCTCTTCTAATAAACTGGCGGAAGAGATAAGAAACGATCTTAATGAACTTCTGGAAAATTCTGGAAAAACTGGTGGTCAGTTTGGTGAAATGGCGCTTAGACAAGACGGGATTGAAGAAAAGACATCTGATTTAATCAAAGAGCTGTCATCTGAGCAAAGTGGGCTGTTCCTACCGCCCGGTATGAATCAGAATCTTGATCAGGCAAAAAGATTTATGGGCAATGCATCTCAGGATCTGCGTGATGAGCTGATCTCCAAGGCAATATCTAATGAAGATGAAGCATTAAAAGCTCTAAGATCTGCCAAGGAGCAGGCTCAGGAAATGATGAAACAAATGCAGATGAGCGCAAGCGGGAAAGGAATGTCGGCTCCCATGATGCTTGGCAGACAAATGCAGTCAGGTGGTACTCAGGGCGCGGATACCAGATATGTAGAGATACCGCAAGCCACTGAAGATATAGGAAAAGAATACAAAAAAAGAATTTTAGATGCTATGAAAGGCGGATCACCCGAAGGATATATTGAACTGAACAAAAAGTATTACGATAGGATAATTAAATGA
- a CDS encoding tetratricopeptide repeat protein, producing MITKSKIQRPLFGLLTLIFFSFSAYAIEVDELFEIAENDIKIWQIRQASESVDLALELASSQEEIYRSYYLKALLDFYAGDYDSAKKYADKAKENQEIDERDFINFISTASQNAPDFKEIKSENFIIRYANPKDIILADYAKEVLEKSRYEIGLDLDTYPQDPVIVEIYPDMKSFTLASTLPARNVERTGVVGICKFNRLMILSPRLLPKGYTWADTLAHEYVHYLIFLKSDNTVPVWLHEGIAKYHEKRWREKETNVISPFYETILSEALDENKLVPIEKMHPSLAKLDTARQAQLAFAQTGTMVDYLVENWGKEALVELIKSMKETDDYEQSIEEVTGLEFASFYASWEKELRSKNLGERIPGVKVKGAKLKNTEKGSSDGSEDLVDIDDKQARDYTRLGDLLKQRGRLNPASYEYEKALSLDPKSPVISSRLASTLNDMGKSKEARDILFPILDLYPNHLDMHMILGKIYLDEGNLNKAQEKFLTAAYINPYNPKVHLFLIDLYEKLGKQDYKNRAQEHLKLLLGEEIENG from the coding sequence ATGATTACTAAATCTAAAATACAGAGACCTTTATTCGGGCTATTAACTTTGATTTTTTTCAGCTTCTCAGCTTATGCAATCGAAGTTGATGAGCTGTTCGAAATAGCTGAGAATGATATTAAGATATGGCAAATCAGACAAGCATCAGAGTCTGTAGACTTGGCACTTGAACTAGCCAGCAGTCAAGAGGAAATCTACCGAAGTTATTATCTAAAAGCCCTTCTTGATTTTTACGCTGGCGACTACGATTCCGCAAAGAAATATGCTGACAAAGCCAAAGAGAACCAAGAGATTGATGAGCGTGACTTTATTAATTTTATATCCACCGCATCTCAAAACGCTCCTGATTTCAAAGAGATAAAATCCGAAAACTTTATAATCCGCTACGCAAATCCCAAAGATATTATTCTTGCAGATTATGCTAAAGAGGTACTTGAAAAATCAAGATATGAAATAGGGCTTGATCTAGACACTTATCCGCAAGATCCTGTAATCGTCGAGATCTATCCTGATATGAAAAGCTTCACCCTTGCCTCTACTCTTCCGGCCAGAAATGTAGAAAGAACTGGCGTGGTCGGCATATGCAAATTTAACAGGCTTATGATTTTATCGCCCAGACTATTGCCTAAAGGCTATACTTGGGCAGACACATTAGCTCATGAATACGTTCACTACCTAATTTTCTTAAAAAGTGATAACACTGTTCCGGTTTGGCTCCATGAGGGAATTGCTAAATATCACGAGAAACGCTGGAGAGAAAAGGAGACAAATGTAATAAGCCCATTCTATGAGACTATACTTTCTGAAGCTCTAGATGAGAACAAGCTTGTGCCGATTGAAAAAATGCATCCCTCTCTAGCTAAGCTTGATACTGCCCGCCAGGCTCAGCTCGCCTTTGCTCAAACAGGAACCATGGTTGACTACCTTGTTGAGAATTGGGGTAAGGAGGCCCTTGTAGAATTAATTAAGTCAATGAAAGAAACAGACGACTATGAACAATCGATAGAAGAAGTTACAGGATTAGAGTTTGCTAGTTTCTATGCTTCATGGGAGAAAGAGCTCCGGTCCAAAAACTTGGGTGAGAGAATACCGGGAGTAAAAGTCAAAGGTGCAAAACTTAAAAATACTGAAAAAGGTTCTTCAGACGGTAGTGAGGACTTGGTTGATATCGATGACAAACAGGCAAGGGATTACACTAGACTCGGAGACTTGCTAAAACAAAGGGGCAGACTCAATCCTGCCAGCTACGAGTATGAGAAGGCCCTTTCTCTTGATCCCAAATCTCCAGTTATATCCAGCAGGCTTGCATCTACTCTAAACGATATGGGAAAGAGTAAGGAGGCACGAGATATCTTATTCCCTATATTAGATCTTTATCCAAATCATCTTGATATGCACATGATACTAGGAAAGATATACTTAGATGAAGGGAATCTAAACAAAGCACAGGAAAAATTCTTGACTGCGGCCTATATAAATCCATACAATCCAAAAGTTCATCTGTTTTTGATTGATTTGTATGAAAAGTTAGGCAAGCAAGATTATAAGAATAGAGCACAAGAACATCTAAAATTATTACTTGGTGAGGAAATAGAAAATGGATAG
- a CDS encoding MoxR family ATPase — protein sequence MDSNQSSSQDTEKVQELSSIKKEIVSEIGKVIVGQENVIELLLISLMSSGHSLFVGVPGLAKTLLVSTLSDVLSLKFNRVQFTPDLMPSDITGSEVLEKDEASDKRFFRFIHGPIFCNILLADEINRASPKTQAALLQAMQEKKVTVGGETYMIAPPFLVFATQNPIEQEGTYPLPEAELDRFMFQIDVSYPSYDEELEIVKTTTGTYTPELRKILDSAKITEFQNLVHRVPVSDHVAEYAVKVARATRPGDPNTPESVKNGLAWGVGPRASQYLIFGSKARAVLNGRYTPTIDDVVAIAPSVLKHRIVLNFRAEAEGIKPEEIIQEILSGIPHQSSDRIQA from the coding sequence ATGGATAGTAATCAAAGCAGTTCTCAAGATACAGAGAAAGTACAAGAGCTTTCAAGCATAAAGAAAGAAATAGTATCAGAAATTGGAAAAGTAATAGTAGGGCAAGAAAACGTTATAGAGCTTCTATTGATTTCGCTAATGTCCTCTGGCCATTCACTATTTGTAGGCGTTCCAGGTCTGGCTAAGACCCTCTTAGTAAGCACTCTTTCAGATGTGTTGAGCCTAAAGTTTAATAGAGTTCAATTTACGCCAGATCTAATGCCATCTGACATAACCGGCTCTGAGGTACTTGAAAAAGATGAGGCATCGGACAAAAGATTCTTTAGATTTATCCATGGTCCTATTTTTTGCAACATCCTTTTAGCTGATGAAATAAATAGGGCTTCTCCAAAAACCCAGGCAGCGCTGCTTCAGGCAATGCAAGAGAAAAAAGTAACAGTTGGCGGGGAAACTTATATGATCGCGCCTCCGTTTTTGGTGTTTGCTACCCAAAACCCAATTGAGCAAGAGGGAACATATCCCCTCCCTGAGGCGGAGCTGGACAGATTTATGTTTCAGATAGACGTAAGCTACCCATCCTACGATGAAGAGCTTGAGATTGTTAAAACCACAACCGGCACCTATACACCTGAGCTTAGAAAAATCTTGGACTCAGCTAAAATTACTGAATTTCAGAATCTTGTTCATAGGGTCCCGGTATCAGACCATGTAGCTGAATATGCTGTTAAGGTAGCAAGAGCTACCAGGCCGGGTGATCCGAACACGCCTGAATCTGTAAAAAACGGTCTTGCATGGGGAGTGGGGCCAAGAGCCTCTCAATATCTTATCTTCGGAAGCAAAGCAAGAGCTGTGCTAAACGGCAGGTATACACCCACCATAGACGATGTAGTAGCAATTGCACCTTCAGTACTTAAACATAGGATTGTACTTAATTTTAGGGCTGAAGCAGAAGGTATTAAACCAGAGGAAATTATTCAGGAAATACTAAGCGGAATTCCTCATCAGAGTTCTGATCGGATCCAGGCTTAG
- a CDS encoding NADH-quinone oxidoreductase subunit M, whose protein sequence is MESLLSGNLSLIIFFPLIGIPILIFLSYIYENSEGPLKIGALVVTLVEFIISIPLFTNFEAGSSAMQFVQRIPWIESLGISYFVGLDGISLFLVLLTTFIMPITLLASWHSIHKGMRSFLIMMLALETALIGTFVALDMILFFIFWEAVLIPMYFIIGIWGTERRIYAAIKFFIYTAFGSALMLIAILYMFYMHIEQFGFASMDVMDFYRLKIPFDGILSPQGLAFLAFFLAFAIKVPMFPFHTWLPDAHVEAPTAGSVILAGVLLKMGTYGFLRFLMPFFPDAFVEYLPILIAIAIIGVIYGAMVAFAQKDLKKLVAYSSVSHLGLVMLGIFVLNIQGVQGGIYQMINHGISTGALFILVGMVYDRRHTKKIAEFGGIAKVMPIFAAFFMLATLSSIGLPLLNGFVGEFLILLGAFEFNWVYAALGATGIILGAIYMLWAYQRVFFGPLNNAANKVLKDINLREIVVVLPLAIMMFVMGIYPRPFLEKIEPSVEALLNTKFAHVVESSKPGSDQNSDEEFRLVFPE, encoded by the coding sequence ATGGAATCGCTTCTAAGCGGCAACCTCTCACTAATAATATTTTTCCCATTAATCGGGATTCCTATTCTGATTTTTCTGTCCTATATTTATGAGAATTCTGAAGGGCCTTTAAAAATAGGCGCACTAGTTGTAACACTGGTTGAATTTATCATATCAATACCACTATTCACCAACTTTGAGGCCGGCTCATCGGCTATGCAGTTTGTGCAGCGTATACCTTGGATCGAGAGCCTGGGTATTAGCTATTTTGTAGGGCTTGATGGAATCAGCCTGTTTTTAGTTCTTCTGACTACTTTCATTATGCCGATTACCCTTTTGGCCTCATGGCACTCAATCCACAAAGGCATGCGATCATTTCTTATAATGATGCTTGCTTTAGAAACAGCTCTTATCGGAACCTTTGTAGCTCTTGATATGATCCTGTTTTTTATTTTCTGGGAAGCCGTTCTTATTCCAATGTATTTCATAATTGGTATCTGGGGCACCGAGAGAAGGATCTACGCAGCGATAAAGTTCTTCATATATACAGCATTCGGAAGCGCTCTGATGTTAATCGCAATTTTGTACATGTTCTATATGCATATCGAGCAGTTTGGATTTGCGTCTATGGATGTGATGGATTTTTACAGATTAAAAATTCCGTTTGACGGCATACTTAGCCCTCAGGGTTTAGCTTTTCTAGCGTTCTTTTTGGCATTTGCAATTAAAGTTCCTATGTTCCCATTTCACACATGGCTTCCCGATGCGCACGTTGAAGCACCTACAGCGGGTAGTGTGATTCTTGCAGGAGTTCTTTTGAAAATGGGCACCTATGGATTTCTAAGATTTCTGATGCCGTTTTTCCCGGATGCTTTCGTGGAGTATCTGCCAATTCTAATTGCAATTGCTATTATCGGAGTTATATACGGCGCTATGGTGGCGTTCGCTCAAAAGGATCTTAAAAAACTGGTGGCCTATTCAAGTGTAAGCCATCTTGGATTGGTTATGCTCGGTATTTTTGTTCTAAATATCCAAGGTGTTCAGGGCGGCATTTATCAAATGATAAACCACGGTATTTCTACCGGCGCACTATTTATCTTGGTCGGCATGGTGTATGACAGAAGACATACTAAGAAAATTGCAGAGTTTGGCGGCATAGCAAAGGTGATGCCTATCTTTGCAGCTTTCTTTATGCTGGCAACCCTCTCGTCCATAGGACTTCCGCTCTTAAACGGTTTTGTTGGCGAGTTCTTAATCCTACTAGGAGCCTTTGAATTTAACTGGGTCTATGCGGCTCTTGGCGCGACAGGAATTATACTAGGCGCAATCTACATGCTTTGGGCCTATCAAAGAGTTTTCTTTGGTCCTTTAAACAATGCAGCAAATAAAGTGCTTAAAGACATAAACCTAAGAGAGATAGTGGTCGTGCTGCCTCTAGCCATTATGATGTTTGTTATGGGTATTTATCCAAGACCGTTTCTAGAGAAAATCGAGCCATCAGTTGAGGCTCTACTAAATACTAAGTTCGCTCACGTTGTAGAGAGTTCTAAGCCTGGATCCGATCAGAACTCTGATGAGGAATTCCGCTTAGTATTTCCTGAATAA
- a CDS encoding iron-sulfur cluster assembly protein: MKKIITIKPDAPEESSNKGVSFKKFDKSEKPETNVELTEEIVYDALKTVYDPEIPVSIVDLGLIYDVAISSGNNVNLKMTLTTPGCGMGAMIAGQAEEAIRGAGANNVLVEVVWDPPWNPDMMSDEAKNKLGME; this comes from the coding sequence ATGAAGAAAATAATTACTATAAAACCTGACGCGCCAGAAGAATCTTCTAATAAGGGCGTAAGCTTTAAAAAGTTTGATAAATCAGAAAAACCTGAAACAAACGTTGAGCTCACAGAAGAGATTGTATACGACGCTCTAAAAACGGTATACGACCCCGAGATCCCTGTCAGCATAGTGGATCTAGGTCTTATTTATGACGTAGCAATTTCCTCAGGCAACAACGTGAATCTTAAAATGACACTAACAACACCTGGCTGCGGAATGGGAGCTATGATAGCAGGCCAAGCAGAGGAAGCAATCAGAGGTGCCGGTGCTAACAACGTACTTGTCGAAGTCGTATGGGATCCGCCATGGAACCCAGATATGATGTCAGATGAAGCAAAAAACAAACTTGGAATGGAATAA
- a CDS encoding Mrp/NBP35 family ATP-binding protein yields the protein MSLSPERIKQSLQTVKYPGFTRDIVSFGLVKDVQIDGAKVNVSLVLPKPDDKLASEIGESVRAAVLETPGVSDVDIQISARPPKAPPSGGAQQQAEKSVNLPDIKYYIAVASGKGGVGKSTVAVNIAVAMAKMRDKVGLMDADIWGPSVPTMLGVKDRPKATEDNKIIPLNKFGLKLMSIGFLVNEDETVIWRGPMVHGAIKQFIEDVIWDDTDHLVIDLPPGTGDAQLSLVQTAPLSGGLIVTTPQDVALIDVKRGVQMFRKLNVPILGIVENMSYLEQPGSAEPIDIFGRGGGKKMAEQFGVPFLGEIPIDPNIRIGGDSGVPIVESSPDSVAAKAFNKIAENILDTIEKS from the coding sequence ATGTCGCTTAGTCCTGAGAGAATAAAACAGTCCCTTCAAACGGTTAAATACCCTGGGTTTACAAGAGATATTGTATCATTTGGATTGGTTAAAGATGTACAAATAGACGGAGCAAAAGTAAACGTTTCACTAGTGCTTCCAAAGCCTGATGACAAGCTGGCATCGGAGATTGGAGAATCTGTAAGAGCAGCAGTGCTTGAGACTCCGGGCGTATCTGATGTAGATATACAGATCTCAGCCCGTCCGCCAAAAGCGCCGCCTTCGGGAGGGGCACAGCAACAGGCTGAAAAATCCGTCAATCTTCCTGATATAAAATACTACATAGCAGTCGCCAGTGGTAAGGGCGGCGTGGGGAAATCCACAGTCGCAGTAAACATTGCAGTTGCTATGGCTAAAATGAGAGACAAAGTGGGGCTTATGGATGCTGATATATGGGGCCCAAGCGTACCGACAATGCTCGGAGTAAAAGATAGACCAAAAGCAACAGAAGACAATAAAATTATTCCTCTTAATAAATTTGGGCTAAAGCTCATGTCAATCGGATTTTTGGTAAATGAAGATGAGACAGTTATCTGGCGAGGCCCTATGGTGCACGGCGCGATTAAACAGTTTATTGAAGATGTTATTTGGGATGACACCGATCACTTAGTCATTGACCTTCCACCAGGCACAGGGGATGCGCAGTTATCACTAGTGCAAACGGCTCCTCTAAGCGGAGGGCTCATAGTTACGACCCCCCAAGACGTTGCACTTATAGATGTTAAACGCGGCGTTCAAATGTTTAGAAAGCTAAATGTGCCTATTTTGGGAATTGTTGAGAACATGAGCTACCTTGAGCAGCCCGGAAGCGCTGAGCCGATCGACATTTTCGGCAGAGGCGGCGGTAAAAAAATGGCTGAGCAGTTTGGGGTGCCTTTCCTTGGTGAGATACCGATTGATCCTAATATAAGAATAGGCGGGGACAGCGGTGTTCCTATAGTTGAATCAAGCCCAGATAGCGTGGCGGCCAAAGCATTTAATAAGATCGCTGAGAACATCCTTGATACCATAGAAAAGAGTTAG
- a CDS encoding DnaJ C-terminal domain-containing protein: MASVKDYYKILGVNKGANKDEIKKAYRNLARKYHPDHNPDNKEAEEKFKEVQEAHEVLSDDEKRKTYDMFGSAEFSPGGQTTWRRPGDPSGGSYQYTYSAQDFPGFEDIFKDIFGFGGQPRSRRGGGRRGGGDSFRDIFGQGARQEPARGKDLEYQIEIDFDTAIKGGVRDITINRQRLNDVSTEKLSVKIPAGVSTGSKIRVQGKGESGARGDQGDLYLKIKVQPHPIFKRTQDDIYLELPITVYEAALGKQVDVPTIDGTAQVSIPAGVQNGTKLRLKGKGAQNLKSKKRGDQYVEVKIVMPDNITKSDKELYEKLGEESPYDPRDKFSKYMK; this comes from the coding sequence ATGGCTTCAGTAAAAGACTATTATAAAATTTTAGGCGTAAATAAAGGCGCTAACAAAGATGAAATAAAAAAGGCTTATCGCAATCTTGCGAGAAAGTACCATCCAGATCATAATCCCGATAACAAAGAAGCTGAGGAGAAGTTTAAGGAAGTTCAGGAAGCGCATGAAGTGCTTTCCGATGATGAGAAGAGAAAAACATACGACATGTTTGGAAGCGCTGAGTTTAGCCCCGGTGGGCAGACAACATGGAGAAGGCCTGGAGATCCGAGCGGAGGGAGTTATCAATATACATACAGCGCTCAGGATTTCCCGGGATTTGAAGATATTTTCAAGGACATTTTCGGATTTGGCGGGCAGCCACGCTCCAGAAGAGGCGGTGGAAGAAGAGGTGGCGGAGATTCGTTCAGAGATATTTTTGGCCAGGGAGCACGCCAAGAACCAGCTCGCGGCAAGGATCTGGAATATCAGATTGAGATAGATTTTGATACCGCAATCAAAGGCGGGGTAAGAGACATTACAATTAACAGGCAAAGACTAAATGATGTTAGCACCGAAAAACTTTCAGTAAAAATTCCAGCAGGAGTTTCTACAGGCTCAAAGATACGGGTTCAGGGAAAAGGAGAATCTGGCGCCAGAGGGGATCAGGGCGACTTGTATCTAAAGATAAAAGTACAGCCGCATCCTATTTTTAAACGTACCCAAGACGATATATATCTTGAGTTGCCTATAACAGTATACGAGGCAGCTTTGGGCAAACAGGTAGACGTGCCCACAATAGATGGAACGGCACAGGTTTCAATACCGGCTGGGGTTCAAAACGGGACAAAGTTAAGACTAAAGGGAAAAGGTGCCCAGAACTTAAAATCTAAGAAGAGAGGCGATCAGTATGTTGAGGTTAAGATCGTTATGCCTGATAATATAACTAAGAGCGATAAAGAGCTTTATGAGAAACTGGGTGAAGAAAGCCCTTATGATCCCAGGGACAAATTCAGTAAGTATATGAAATAA
- a CDS encoding DUF1844 domain-containing protein, producing MSEEQTPQDPGGLKMDFSTFILSLNASSLIHLGEIHDPQLKEISVNLPAAKHTIEILEILEDKTVGNLDENEQKLLKDILYNLRLKYVQHSKAD from the coding sequence ATGAGCGAAGAACAGACACCACAAGACCCCGGCGGTCTTAAAATGGATTTCTCAACCTTTATACTTTCTTTAAATGCATCTTCATTAATACACTTAGGAGAGATTCATGACCCACAGCTTAAGGAGATAAGCGTAAATCTACCGGCTGCTAAGCATACAATCGAAATTCTTGAGATCCTTGAGGATAAAACTGTAGGGAATCTAGATGAAAATGAGCAAAAGCTTCTAAAAGATATTCTCTATAATCTAAGATTGAAGTATGTTCAGCATTCAAAGGCTGACTAA
- a CDS encoding PfkB family carbohydrate kinase: protein MKLLVVGSMALDSIETPFGKEDNILGGSASYFSLAASMFTDVGIVAVVGQDFPQGHLELFREKNINLDGVMREDGETFKWEGKYGYDLGDPETLGTYLNVFENFNPVIPESYSNVDYVFLANIDPVLQLSVLNQVKEPKLVACDTMNFWIDNKPEELKEVLKHVDILLINDSETRALAGEPRITTAARAVLDMGPKILIVKRGEYGALMFAEDDIFWAPSFPLEEVIDPTGAGDTFAGGFMGYIAGNDITDPAGFKTAVVNGSVVASFTVENFSVRRLSDLTKQELSSRFAEFLKLSKVD from the coding sequence ATGAAATTACTAGTTGTTGGATCTATGGCGCTTGATAGTATTGAAACACCTTTTGGAAAAGAAGATAACATCTTAGGAGGCTCTGCCTCATATTTCTCCTTGGCCGCAAGCATGTTTACAGATGTAGGAATAGTTGCGGTTGTTGGTCAAGATTTTCCACAGGGCCACTTAGAGCTTTTTAGAGAGAAAAATATAAACCTTGATGGCGTTATGAGAGAAGATGGGGAGACTTTTAAATGGGAAGGTAAGTACGGCTATGATCTTGGCGATCCCGAGACCCTAGGAACGTACTTAAACGTTTTCGAGAACTTTAACCCGGTCATTCCTGAGAGTTATAGCAATGTGGACTATGTGTTCCTTGCAAACATAGATCCGGTTTTACAGCTAAGTGTTTTAAATCAAGTAAAAGAGCCAAAGCTTGTGGCATGTGACACTATGAACTTTTGGATTGACAACAAGCCAGAAGAGCTTAAAGAAGTGCTAAAACATGTGGATATCCTTTTAATAAACGATTCAGAAACTAGAGCTCTAGCAGGGGAGCCGAGAATTACTACTGCTGCAAGGGCAGTGCTTGATATGGGTCCCAAAATACTTATCGTCAAAAGAGGCGAATACGGGGCATTAATGTTCGCTGAGGATGACATTTTCTGGGCTCCAAGCTTTCCGCTTGAAGAGGTGATTGACCCAACTGGGGCCGGGGATACTTTTGCAGGCGGTTTTATGGGTTACATCGCAGGCAATGATATAACTGATCCGGCTGGGTTTAAAACTGCAGTCGTAAACGGCAGTGTTGTAGCATCTTTTACAGTTGAGAACTTTAGTGTAAGAAGGCTCTCTGATCTAACAAAACAGGAGCTTAGTTCAAGATTCGCTGAGTTTTTAAAATTATCAAAAGTCGATTAA
- the mtnP gene encoding S-methyl-5'-thioadenosine phosphorylase: MKIVGIIGGSGLYNIEGLTDVESVAVDTPFGNPSDELVVGNLGDTKLVFLPRHGRGHKIMPTEINFRANIYAMKQMGVKWIISVSAVGSMKEHIAPGQVVIPLQFYDHTKTRASTFFGDGIVAHVSMADPVCQGLSEDLYKAALAEGANVHMGGTYLCMEGPQFSSRAESNIYRSWGVDVIGMTNATEAKLAREAEICYASLSMATDYDCWHEDHDDVTVEDLIATLNSNVQLARDIIKKVVPTIKEETQCPCSNALQNAIITATDAISQEAKERLGIIIERYVK, encoded by the coding sequence ATGAAAATTGTAGGAATAATTGGCGGCAGCGGTCTTTACAACATAGAAGGGCTTACAGATGTTGAATCTGTGGCTGTTGATACCCCTTTTGGTAATCCTTCAGATGAGCTTGTGGTCGGCAATCTAGGTGATACTAAACTAGTTTTTCTTCCTAGGCACGGAAGAGGCCATAAAATTATGCCAACCGAGATAAATTTCAGGGCAAATATTTATGCAATGAAACAAATGGGTGTAAAGTGGATTATATCAGTGAGCGCTGTTGGAAGCATGAAAGAGCATATAGCGCCTGGTCAGGTGGTTATTCCATTACAGTTTTATGACCACACAAAAACTAGAGCCTCCACATTTTTTGGAGACGGTATTGTGGCCCACGTTTCTATGGCGGATCCTGTATGTCAGGGATTATCAGAAGATCTATACAAAGCCGCGCTGGCTGAGGGTGCAAATGTCCACATGGGCGGCACATATTTGTGTATGGAAGGCCCGCAGTTCTCTTCTCGTGCTGAAAGCAACATTTACAGAAGCTGGGGAGTTGATGTGATCGGTATGACCAATGCCACAGAGGCAAAATTGGCAAGGGAAGCTGAGATATGCTATGCAAGTTTATCTATGGCAACAGATTATGACTGCTGGCACGAAGATCACGATGACGTGACAGTCGAAGATTTGATAGCAACTCTTAATAGCAATGTACAGCTTGCCAGAGATATTATTAAAAAAGTGGTGCCTACTATTAAAGAAGAAACGCAATGTCCATGTAGTAATGCGCTTCAAAATGCAATAATTACTGCAACAGATGCTATATCACAAGAGGCAAAGGAGCGCCTCGGAATAATAATAGAGAGGTATGTAAAATGA
- the rsmG gene encoding 16S rRNA (guanine(527)-N(7))-methyltransferase RsmG, with translation MSLNELLIQGACELGVDLKDEQVELFMKYLDNLKKWNKNINLTAIKDDEGVIINHFLDSISASSYIEDSKSLLDIGTGAGFPGLVLKIIHPTINATLLDSANKKVSFLNDTIRKLGLEDVRAMWGRAEDPDNDILRGDFDYVITRAVGSVLDTLALSSAYVSKNGVIILMRGKRGPYEWSSESDEIKDKFNLMELKEFNLPGTDIERILIILSPKE, from the coding sequence TTGAGTCTAAATGAACTATTGATCCAAGGGGCTTGTGAGCTTGGGGTAGATCTTAAAGATGAGCAAGTCGAGCTTTTTATGAAGTATTTGGACAATTTAAAAAAGTGGAATAAGAACATAAACCTTACAGCTATAAAAGATGATGAAGGAGTAATTATCAATCATTTTCTAGATTCTATCTCTGCTTCATCCTACATCGAGGATAGTAAGAGTTTGCTTGATATAGGCACTGGGGCTGGGTTTCCGGGTCTTGTGCTTAAAATAATACATCCAACAATTAATGCCACGCTCCTAGATTCTGCAAATAAAAAAGTCTCGTTTCTAAACGATACAATTAGGAAACTTGGATTAGAAGATGTAAGAGCCATGTGGGGTAGGGCGGAAGATCCGGATAATGATATTTTGCGAGGTGATTTTGATTATGTCATTACCCGAGCCGTTGGCAGTGTCTTAGATACTTTGGCCTTAAGCTCTGCTTATGTATCAAAGAATGGAGTAATAATCCTTATGAGAGGAAAAAGAGGGCCTTATGAATGGAGCAGTGAGAGTGACGAAATTAAAGATAAATTTAATCTAATGGAATTAAAAGAATTCAATCTTCCAGGTACTGATATTGAGAGGATTCTAATTATATTAAGTCCCAAAGAGTAG